In the Prochlorococcus sp. MIT 1307 genome, one interval contains:
- a CDS encoding glutathione S-transferase N-terminal domain-containing protein: protein MERNILYTFRRCPYAMRARWAILFTNLTVEWREVSLSQKPEELLEISPKATVPVLLTKDGKVIEESIEIMKWALQKNDKHNVLFSGDIQAQKQIKYILKTNDCIFKYHLDRYKYSDRFVAADKQFHKYRARQILLEWNEMLAQDKNSSWLVQGRESLADWAIWPFVRQYRIANPDFFDEDSEIELIKKWLVKFTEDPKFSILMLKSSSWIPGDKKKSFPPP, encoded by the coding sequence ATGGAGAGAAACATTCTATATACTTTTCGTCGATGCCCTTATGCAATGAGGGCTCGATGGGCAATTCTATTCACTAACCTAACTGTAGAATGGAGAGAAGTATCCTTAAGTCAAAAGCCAGAGGAACTACTAGAAATATCTCCAAAAGCAACTGTCCCTGTTTTGCTGACAAAGGATGGAAAGGTAATTGAAGAGAGTATTGAGATAATGAAATGGGCCCTTCAAAAGAATGATAAGCATAATGTGCTTTTTAGTGGCGATATACAAGCCCAAAAACAGATCAAATATATACTAAAGACAAATGATTGTATTTTCAAATACCATCTTGACCGCTATAAGTATTCAGATCGCTTTGTAGCTGCTGATAAACAGTTCCATAAGTATAGAGCAAGACAAATCTTGTTAGAGTGGAATGAAATGCTGGCTCAAGATAAAAATAGTTCTTGGCTAGTTCAAGGCCGTGAATCTTTAGCAGATTGGGCTATATGGCCTTTTGTTAGGCAATATAGAATTGCAAATCCTGATTTTTTTGATGAAGATAGTGAAATAGAACTAATAAAAAAATGGCTTGTTAAATTTACAGAGGATCCAAAATTCTCTATATTAATGTTGAAATCAAGTTCTTGGATCCCTGGAGATAAAAAAAAATCATTTCCCCCACCATAA
- a CDS encoding NAD(P)-dependent oxidoreductase has protein sequence MNSNVIDSTRIIGFIGLGSIGQPIAERLISAGFQLNIYNRTAISKNRGNLKSAKIFKSPKDLAERSDLLFICVSDDQAVEMILFGSNGVEKGLKKGSTIIDLSTISPHKAKANSIRLAKKNITYIDAPVSGGTEGAKAGTLTMFLGCNKILLKELESILSSIASNLYAFGTAGKGQEVKAINQILVAGCYVAVAEAITLGQKLGLPMNMVIEALQKGAANSWALKNRSQGMLEDKYPLGFKLGLHHKDLCIALRTAQESGLDLPITSKVRDIEEELINQGYTNDDISVIKRFFSKGHK, from the coding sequence ATGAATTCTAATGTTATCGATTCAACCAGAATCATAGGCTTCATTGGCCTAGGTTCCATTGGTCAACCAATAGCGGAAAGGCTAATATCGGCTGGATTTCAATTAAATATATATAACAGGACGGCAATATCAAAAAATAGAGGTAACCTCAAAAGTGCAAAGATCTTTAAAAGTCCTAAGGATCTAGCTGAAAGATCTGATCTCTTATTCATTTGCGTAAGTGATGACCAAGCAGTTGAAATGATTCTCTTCGGTTCAAATGGAGTTGAGAAAGGCCTTAAAAAAGGATCTACTATAATTGATTTGTCTACTATTAGCCCGCATAAAGCAAAGGCGAATTCAATTAGACTTGCAAAAAAAAATATTACTTATATAGATGCTCCAGTTTCCGGAGGTACAGAAGGAGCTAAAGCTGGAACATTAACAATGTTTCTAGGATGCAATAAAATCCTACTGAAAGAATTAGAATCAATTCTTAGTTCAATAGCAAGTAATCTGTATGCATTTGGAACAGCTGGAAAAGGTCAAGAAGTAAAAGCTATAAATCAAATATTAGTTGCTGGTTGCTATGTGGCAGTAGCAGAAGCTATTACTTTAGGTCAAAAATTAGGTTTACCAATGAATATGGTTATAGAAGCATTACAAAAAGGTGCTGCCAACTCCTGGGCCTTAAAAAACCGTTCTCAAGGAATGTTAGAAGATAAATATCCATTGGGATTCAAACTAGGTCTTCATCATAAAGATTTATGCATAGCATTGAGAACTGCTCAAGAATCAGGCCTAGATCTTCCTATAACATCAAAAGTCAGAGATATAGAAGAAGAATTGATCAATCAGGGGTATACGAATGATGATATCTCAGTAATAAAAAGATTCTTCAGCAAGGGACATAAATAA
- a CDS encoding DUF4278 domain-containing protein, with the protein MSTLLYRGHDYVQHKEPLTNKQCVELTYRRKHYNTCRNEAQRELHPTLSYRGVHYTK; encoded by the coding sequence ATGAGCACACTTCTTTATCGCGGACATGATTATGTCCAGCACAAAGAGCCCCTTACTAACAAACAATGCGTTGAACTTACATACAGGCGCAAGCATTACAACACCTGCAGAAACGAAGCACAACGCGAACTACATCCTACCCTGAGCTATCGAGGGGTCCATTACACTAAATAA
- a CDS encoding DUF3721 domain-containing protein produces MRKLPTLFPIGLALVQISLVGCSSQIQPNETPKEQVRTPALFKTKSEAEKAAKAFNCTGAHKMGSQWMPCQKHKHLGESHNH; encoded by the coding sequence TTGAGAAAGCTACCAACTCTTTTCCCAATAGGGCTTGCGTTAGTTCAAATTTCTTTAGTTGGTTGTTCGTCTCAAATACAACCAAACGAAACTCCTAAGGAACAAGTTAGAACACCAGCGCTTTTCAAAACCAAATCAGAAGCGGAAAAAGCAGCAAAAGCCTTTAATTGCACTGGAGCGCACAAAATGGGTAGTCAATGGATGCCCTGTCAAAAACATAAACATCTTGGTGAAAGCCACAACCACTAA